The Acidobacteriota bacterium DNA segment GGGGCGAGTAGAGACCTCGCGACGGACCGAGATCGGCGCCAAGGGCCGGGTCGAAGGAGAGATCCACGCTCCGGTCCTCGTCATCGAGAGCGGCGCCTTCTTCCAGGGCCAGTGCACGATGAACGCGAGGCCTTCCCAGCATCCGGCCGCCGAAGAGCCGCCGATGGTTGAGTCGGCTGGCGGGAGAGAAGGCGAGTCCGAGCCCGAGGAACACGTAGCCCACTGAGCCCTCGCCCGGCGCCGGGGCCCGTCTATGGTTCCCGGGCCTTCATTTCATATGATGGGACGAACGCGATCGGGCGGCGGGCGAGGGTAGTGAGATCGAACGACTCGGTGATGACGCGGCCGTCGATGTCCCTGGCCACCGGCAGATTCAGGGCGTAGAGCAGCGTTGGCGCCACGTCCTGGATTCCCGGCCCCGTCAACAGGAAGTCCTCCTTGATGCCCTGGCCGCGCAGCAGGAGGAGGCCATCCGGGGTCTGGAAGCCGCCGCCAGGGATCGGCGCCGCTTCGCTCCAGCGGCCGAGAAGGCGGCGGATGGGTCCGGACCGTTCGAATCCGTAGGCGCTCACCACAGCCAGCATGCGCGGGCGAGGAAGCTCCTCCCAGGCCTCGGCGACCAGGCCGTCCAGGAACGCGTAGTAGGCGGACAGCCACCGCGCACGGTCCAGACGAACCTGCGCCTGGTCGCCGTCGAACTGAACGGCCTCGTACGAGTCGTAGTAGAGCCGGGAGACATCCGCAAGGCCGTCCATCAAGGCGAAGGCGAGCAGCGGCGAGCCCTCCGGGGATTGCGACCGGAGCGTCTCCAACAGTTGGCTCTGCGTCCCGAGATCGCGAAGCGCCGCCGTGTACAGAGCCGACGGCGGGCCGTCTCCGAGACGGGCCAGCCGCTCGTCCACCATCGCCGAGCCGAGAGCCGCGGCGCGCGCCCCCGAGACGTCGGTGAGCCCGACACCGAAGTCGAGAGCGACCGAATCGACGCCGAAGCCCGCGGCGATCTGCCACAGTGCCGGCGCTGAGGGCTGGATCGCCGGTCCTCCATCGCTTGTGCCGCGGTCGCCCCAGATGCCGAAACCGATTGCGCCCGGCGTCAGGTGGAAGCGCTCGCCAGGCAGAGGCGGAGCCTGGCTCGTCTGCTCCGCCACGACGCCATGGCGGAAGGGGTACTTCCCGGTGACGACGGTCGTCCAGAGTGAGAGCCGGATCGCCGGTTCGATCGACTCCGCCCGGCCGTAGCTTCCGGCGCGCATGGTCTCGGAGAAGAAGGGCAGCAGGCCCTGTTCCGAGAGAGGCAGAATGGCGTCGAGCGAGGCGCCGTCGAGGCCCACGATCAGCAGGTTCGGCGGTGGAACGGAGTCGATCGAAGCGGCGCGCGGCGTCGCAGGCGGCGGCGGGTCGAAGGCCTCGCGACGCTCGAAGACGGAGTACACGGTCAGCACGGCCAAGCCGGCGATGCCGAAACGGGAGCGGGCGCCATACGGGCGCTTTCGCCGGTAGGTGTGAAGGAACGCGGTGTAGGCCGTGATCAGGGAAGCGAGGGCGAGCCAGAGACCTGCCTTGATCAGGCGGTCGTGCAGGCCGGGCGGCAGAAAGCGCTCGTAGCCGACCGCGTGCGTGAGATCGAGTATCGAGGCCGCGCCGAACACCGCGGCCATCGACCAGGGCAGGAGTCGCGGAGCGCGTTCGGGGCGGCGCCAGGACACGGCGAGGAGCAACGCACAGGCGGTGAGAGCTCCCAGGACTCCGTAGTACGCGCTCGTCCGGATGACGGGCCAGGGATGAAACGGCAGATGGGGATTGAGAAAAAAGAGAAGTCCGGTGAGGTGGATCCCGGCAAGGAAGCCGGGCACCGCGCAGGCGGCGGCGGCGAGCAGACGTTCCCGATTCACTGAAGCGACTCTAGCGCTCGTCCGACGGTGCTACCCTCGCCGCGCCATGGCGGCAGTGGACTCGAGGGGAGAAGTGCTCGATGTCCAGCCGTTGCCGTTGCCCTACTTTCTGCTGCGGGTTCGGGTGGCGGCCATGGAGCCCGCCGAGCCCGGCCAGTTCGTCATGGTCGCCGGCGCCAACCGGCCCGAGCCGTACCTCCGGCGAGCCTTCTCGGTCTACGACCAGGAAGAGTCGGCCGACGGCTCCCTGGTCATCTCGCTGCTCGGGAAGGTCATCGGTCGAGGCACGGAGGCCCTCGCCGCCTGTCTCCCTGGCGAGCGGATCCCGGTTCTCGGTCCTCTGGGCACGGGTTTTCATAGTGTGGCAGACGGTGGCTCCGGGTCCGGGCGGTCGGCGCTGGTCGCGGGCGGCATCGGATCCGCCGGTCTGGGGCTGCTGGCCCAGGCCCTGGCGCGGGCCGGCCGGTGCTTCGACTTCTTCTACGGGGGGCGCAGCGCGGAGGATCTGGTCGAGGCCGAGACCTTCCGGCGTCTCAGCGAGCGCACGGGCGGCCGGCTTGTGAAGACGACCGAGGACGGCAGCGCCGGCGAGCGCGGCCTGATCACGGCGCCGCTGGAGGCGGGGCTGCGCGCCGGCGCGGGCTACACGACGGTCTGCACCTGCGGGCCGCATGGCCTGATGGCGGCGGTGGCGGGGATCGCGGCCGCGAACGGCGTCGCCGGCGAAGCGGCGACCGAGACGCCCATGGGTTGCGGCTACGGCGCCTGCCTGGGTTGCGCCGTGGCCCTGAAGAATGGCGGCTACGGGCTCTGCTGCCGCCAGGGGCCCGTCTTCCGCCTGGACGAGGTGGCGTGGTGAGCGGCGACGGGGCGCGGCCGGCCTCGCCCGATCTGTCGACCCGGGTCGGCCCGCTTCGGCTGCAGAACCCGATCCTCACCGCGAGCGGCACGTTCGGCTACGGTCTGGAGTTCGCGGAGCGCGCCGACCTGCATCGCCTCGGCGGTCTGGTGACGAAGGGCCTGTCGCTCGAGCCCCTGGCGGGCAATCCGCCGGTCCGGATCGCCGAGACCCGCGGTGGGATGCTGAACTCGATCGGACTGCAGAACATCGGCGTCGACCGGTTCCTGAGCGACGTGCTGCCGGGTTTGAAGGATCTGCCGCCCAAGGTGATCGTCAACCTGTTCGGCTACGCCCAGGACGAGTATGTGCGGCTGGCCGAGCGCGTCGATCCGTACAAGGGCGTGGCCGCGGTCGAACTGAACGTCTCCTGCCCGAACGTGAGCAAGGGCGGCATCGAGTTCGGACACGACCCGGAGATCCTCTCCGGCCTCGTGCGACGGGTGCGGTCGGCGACCGGCAAGCCGATCGTCGTCAAGCTGTCGCCCAACGTCACGTCGCCGCAGGACCTCGGCAGGGCGGCGAAGGACGGCGGCGCCGATATCCTGTCGGCGGTGAACACGTTCGTCGGCATGGCGATCGACACGGCGACCATGCGCCCGGTCCTGTCGACGATCCGCGGCGGCCTGTCGGGGCCGGCGATCAAGCCGCTGGCGCTTCGCATCGTCTTCGATGTCGCCCGCGAAGTCGACCTGCCGGTCATCGGCATCGGCGGCATCGAGACGGTCGACGACGTGCTGGAGTTCCTGCTGGCCGGTGCCTCCGCCGTGCAGGTCGGCACGGCCCTGTTCCGCGACCCCCGCACCGCCGAGCGGCTGGTCGACGGACTGCGGGAGCGCCTGCGGGCCGAAGGCATCCCCTCGGTCGGTTCCCTGATCGGGAGAGCGGCGAGGCAGGAATGACCGGGACGAGACTGGAGCGCATCGCGGTCGCGCTCGACACCGACGACCGCGACACCTACAGCGACTGGTGCTGCCTGTTCGGGCCGCGCGTCGGCGTACTGAAGGTCGGGCCGCGCGTCGTCCTGCGATGGGGCCGGGATGCGGTGCGGGAGGCCGCGGCGACCGGGGCCGACGTCTTCCTCGACATGAAGTTCCACGACATCCCGAGCACCGTCGCGGGCGCGGTCGGCGCGGCGAAGGAGCTCGGCGTGACGTACCTGACGGTGCATGCGGGCGGTGGACGGCGGATGCTCGAGGCGGCGGCGGAAGAGGCCGGAGACGAGGTCCGGGTACTGGGGATCACCGTGCTCACCCACCTGGACGCCGACGATCTCCACGATCTCGACCTTCCCGGCGAGGCGGGGGACCGTGTCCTGTCCTGGGCGAGGTCGGCGCAGGCTGCGGGCTGCGCCGGCGTCGTCTGCTCGCCTCTCGAGCTGGCGACCCTTCGTGCCCGGCTCGGCCCGGAGCTGCTGCTGGTGAGCCCGGGTATCCGCTTCGATTCCGCCGCCGTCGCCGACGATCAGCGCCGGGTCGCGTCGCCGTCGGCCGCGCTGCGGGCGGGGGCGGACCTGCTGGTGATCGGCCGGCCGCTGACGCAGGCGCCCGACCCGGAAGCCGCGCTGGCGGCTCTGACTGAAGCCTGCGAATAGCGCCTCGTACGTCCTCGCTGGCTCGCTGCGTCCGCGTTCAGCGCGGAACGTGCAGGGTACGCCGCCAGCGGAAGCTCCAGCGGCCCGCTTCCCGGTTCCGCGACCAGTAGACGAGTAGCGGACGGCCTCTGACGAGGTCCGTTCCGATCGGGCCGAAGAAGCGTGAATCCCGCGAGATGTCCCGGTTGTCTCCCAGGCAGAACAGGCTCCGCTCGGGTACCTGCTCGGGGCCGAAGGAGTCCCGGCGCCAGACCGTTTCGTGGAGGAAGTCGGACCGGGGGTAGACGAGTTCGTCCGAGTGGACCACGTATGCGGACTCGTCGACTGCGGTTCCGTTCACGCGGAGTCTCTTCGCGTCGATCTCCACTTCGTCGCCGGCGCTCGCCACGCAGCGCTTCAGCAGTTCCTGGGACGGGTCCTCGATTCCCTGGAACGTGACCAGGTCGCCTCGCCGGACTTCGCGCTGGGGCACCAAAGGGCCCCAGCGGCCGGCTCCGGCTCCGAAGATGAACTTGTTGATCAGCAGGTGGTCGCCGACCAGGAGCGACGGCTCCATCGACTCGGAGGGGATGCGGTAGGCCTGCACCAGGAACGCCCTGATGAAGAGCGCGAACACGGCGGCGACGAGCAGCGCCGCCGCGACGTCGGTCACGATCTTGCGGCCCCACGAGACGTTCGGCGTCACAAGGTTGCTGGACCTCAGCGTCCTACTGGATGAGCTTGAACGTTCGCTCCCAGCGGGTCTTGGTCACGAATCCGAGGGCCGTGTTCATGAGCTGTTTCAGACGGTGGCCGAAGCCGTGCCAGGTGCCGTCCGAAGTCTCTCCACCGTACGACCAGTAGACCATGACCGCGCGCCCCTTGATGAGCTTCAGCGGCACGTTCCCCCACGCCCGGGAGTCGAGGGACTCGTCGCGGTTGTCGCCCATGCAGAAGAGGTGATCCTCGGGGACGATGACCGGTCCCCAGTTGTCCCGGCCCGTGCTGTACTGACCATACGGACCCGTTGCCGGGTAGACCTTCTCGTCGCGGTGGATCACGTAGGCGTCGTCATCGACCGGCTTGCCGTTGAGGAAGAGCTGCTTGTTGACCATGTTCAGCCTGTCGCCGGCCAGGCCGATGCACCGTTTGACCAGGTCCAGCTTCGGCGTCTCGGGCGACCGGAAGATGACGATGTCGCCGCGCTGGACGTCGCGTCCCGGGAGCAGCTTCTGTTCGAGCAGCGTGGGGCGGGGTCCGAAGATGTAGCGGTTCACGAACAGGTGATCGCCGATCAGCAGCGTGTCTTCCATCGAGCCGCTGGGGATGTAGAAGGTCTTCAGCACGAAGTTGTTCGTGAACCCGAGGAACACGGCGGCGACGATCAACGCCTCGACGTATTCCCGGATCACCGACGTGTTACGGGCCCTGGAGCGCTCCGGCGCCTTCTTCTGGTCGCTTGCCATCGGCGGGCTAATCTACAACGAGCCGGCAGCGATCCGGGCTTCTGTCTCTCCCGCGCGGTGGCTGCGAGTCAGAAGACCTGGAGTCGGTCCAGTTCTCTTGACGCCGGGACGGCCCGCTGCTTGGCTCAACGAGATCAGACAGATACGTGCGGCGTGAGTGCAGGAGCGAGTCAAGCTGTATTGACGAATCCGTTCGGTTCACGGAGTCCCCTTGTGGCGCCAACACCCTTTGTTTGGTGCACTTGGAGAAGTGTCCGATGGTTGGCCGGGAACTTGAAAGGGCGAGCGGCACCTACGGACCCGGAGCAAGGAGGTGCCAATAGGGGTTAGCCGAAAAGCCAAGTTGGCAAGGGATCAGGGGGGTACTGCGGTGCCCCCCTAACTCCCCCCAAGGCTCGCTCCCGAACCCGGGGTCGCCGTCGGAGAAAGAACACCCGCAACAACACCCGGATTCCGGGGACGAACGGAGATGCACATGACAAGACGAAAGAGGACCGCACTACTGGCAGTGACCTTGCTGAGCCTGCTGGCGGCGCTCCCCGCCGGAGCGGCGGACGGTGTGGTCAACATCAACACGGCCGACGCTGCCGCCCTCTCCCTGCTGCCGGGGGTCGGGCCCTCGACGGCGGGACGGATCGTGGAGTTCCGAACGGACAACGGCAAGTTCGAATCGCCGACCGATCTGATGCTCGTGCGCGGCATCGGCGAGCGCTCGTTCGAGCGCATGAGGCCCTACGTGACGATCGAGGGCGAGACGACGTTGACCGAGAAGGTGCGGATCCCCCGGGATGAGCCGGCGCCCGCCGGCGGATCGGGGTCGGATGGTCCGTCCGACGGCCCCTGACCGGAACCGCGCCTTCGGCGGCATGGAGGCGGACGGGCGAGCGTCCGTCTCCATGCTCGACGGCTTCACTCTGATCGAACTGCTGATCGCGACCGCGGTGCTTGCCCTGCTCGCGACCCTGGCGGCGCCGCCGCTGCGCCAGCAGATCTCCCAGCACCGGGTGCGCCTGGCGGCAGCCGAGGTCGCGGCGGCCTTCTGGACCGCCCGCGCCGGCGCGGTGCGCCACGGAGTCGCGATGGCGGTTCGGTTCGAGGTTGACGAAGCGGCGCCGGACGGCGTGCCTTCCGTCTTCTCGCTCTACGCGGACGGTGACGGCGACGGCGTGCGCACGGCGGATCTGAGGACCGGAACCGACCCGCGGATCCGCCGACCGGCTCGCCTGCTTCATGTAGGCAGCGGTGTTCGTTTCGGTTTCCCGGAGGACCTCGAACCGAGAGACTTCACCGGCTCAGGCCGGATGGACCGGCTCGATGACCCGGTGCGGTTCGGCCGCAGCGACCTGGCGTCGTTCGGGCCGCTTGGCACGGCGAGCCCAGGGACCGTCTTCGTCACGGACGGCTACCACCTGTTCGCGGTTCGGGTCTACAACCGCACCGGCAAGATCCGGATCCTCCGCTACGTGAGGGAGCGGGAAGAATGGAAGGGAGTGTGAAGCGGCGCGCGCTACGCTTCGGCCATGGCAGACGGCTTTTCGCCCATCCGCTGGAGCGACGGCGAACTGCTCCTGCTCGATCAGACGCTGCTCCCGGAGCAGGAGGTCTGGCTCCACTGTCGGCGGCCGGAGCATGTGGCCGGGGCCATCCGGCGACTCTCCGTGCGTGGTGCGCCGGCGATCGGCGTAGCCGCGGCCTACGGCCTGGTGCTGGGAGCCGAGGAGTTCGACGCTGCCTACGAACTGTTGCTCTCAACGCGTCCGACGGCCGTCAACCTGCGTTGGGCGCTGAACCAGGGCCGCGCGCTCCGCGACCGCGTCGTCGAAGGCGGCGACGGGCAGGAGTTGCGCGCCCGGCTGCTCGCCTGGGCCTGCGACCTGCACGACGAGGACGTCGAGGCGAACCGGCGGATGGGCGCGTTCGGCCGGGAGCTGTTCGAAGAGGGAGACCGCGTCCTGACCCACTGCAACGCCGGCGCCCTGGCGACGGCCGGCTACGGCACGGCGATCGGTGTCGTGGAAGCGGCCTGGTCGGCGGGCCGGCTGGCGAGCGTGTGGGTGGACGAGACGCGGCCGCTGCTCCAGGGCTCGCGGCTGACCACGTGGGAACTGGCGCGACTGGAGATCCCCCACCGCCTGATCACGGACAACAGCGCCGGCGCGATCATCGCGCGGGGCTGGGTCCAGAAGATCGTCGTCGGCGCGGACCGGGTCGCCGCCAACGGGGACGTCGCGAACAAGGTCGGCACCTACCCGGTAGCCGTGCTCGCGGCCCGTCACGGCGTTCCGTTCTACGTCGCGGCGCCGCTGTCGACGATCGATCGGAGCACGGCATCCGGCGCCGACATCCCGATCGAGGAGCGCGACGCGGAGGAGGTGGTCCACGCCTTCGGCAAGCGGATCGCTCCCCAGGACACCGAAGCTCTGAACCTGGCCTTCGACGTCACGCCCGCGGAACTCGTGGCCGCCCTGATCACGGACGCCGGCGTGCTCCGGCCGCCCTACGCCGAGTCGATCGCCGAGGCGTTCGGCGAACGCGGCGACCCCAGGCATTGAGCGCCCACACGGAACTCGGGGACGCGTTCGAGCGGTTCGCGCGCGTCGAGGCGCCGGACCTCGACTCGCCGATGTACGCGGAACTCGCCGCGGGCGTGGCGAGAGACGACGAACTGCTGGCCCTGGCGGCGCAGCGGCAACAGGGTCAGCCGGCGCCGAACATGCTCTTCGGGGCGGTGCAGTACCTGCTCCTGCAGGGAGTCGAGCACCCGCTGGCCGTGCACTACCCGGTCCTCTCGGGCCCGGAGGCGATGCGAAGGCCGGCCTTTCCGGCCTTCCGGGCGTTCTGCCTCGAACACCGCGAGGCGGTCGGCGAGCTGATCGCCACCCGTCGTACCCAGACCCAGGTCGTCCGGCGCTGCACCTGTCTGCTGCCCGCGTTCGGCCTGGTTCACCGGGATGCCGGAGCGCCGCTGGCCCTGATCGATATCGGCGCCAGCGCCGGCCTGAACCTGAACTTCGACCGC contains these protein-coding regions:
- a CDS encoding polymer-forming cytoskeletal protein, coding for MSKNLRTGSPGELNGFLDAGCEVHGELRFEDTFRVHGRFKGTVESEGRLIVGEGGVVEGVVAVGELHVSGRLEGRVETSRRTEIGAKGRVEGEIHAPVLVIESGAFFQGQCTMNARPSQHPAAEEPPMVESAGGREGESEPEEHVAH
- a CDS encoding alkaline phosphatase family protein, with amino-acid sequence MNRERLLAAAACAVPGFLAGIHLTGLLFFLNPHLPFHPWPVIRTSAYYGVLGALTACALLLAVSWRRPERAPRLLPWSMAAVFGAASILDLTHAVGYERFLPPGLHDRLIKAGLWLALASLITAYTAFLHTYRRKRPYGARSRFGIAGLAVLTVYSVFERREAFDPPPPATPRAASIDSVPPPNLLIVGLDGASLDAILPLSEQGLLPFFSETMRAGSYGRAESIEPAIRLSLWTTVVTGKYPFRHGVVAEQTSQAPPLPGERFHLTPGAIGFGIWGDRGTSDGGPAIQPSAPALWQIAAGFGVDSVALDFGVGLTDVSGARAAALGSAMVDERLARLGDGPPSALYTAALRDLGTQSQLLETLRSQSPEGSPLLAFALMDGLADVSRLYYDSYEAVQFDGDQAQVRLDRARWLSAYYAFLDGLVAEAWEELPRPRMLAVVSAYGFERSGPIRRLLGRWSEAAPIPGGGFQTPDGLLLLRGQGIKEDFLLTGPGIQDVAPTLLYALNLPVARDIDGRVITESFDLTTLARRPIAFVPSYEMKAREP
- a CDS encoding dihydroorotate dehydrogenase, whose amino-acid sequence is MSGDGARPASPDLSTRVGPLRLQNPILTASGTFGYGLEFAERADLHRLGGLVTKGLSLEPLAGNPPVRIAETRGGMLNSIGLQNIGVDRFLSDVLPGLKDLPPKVIVNLFGYAQDEYVRLAERVDPYKGVAAVELNVSCPNVSKGGIEFGHDPEILSGLVRRVRSATGKPIVVKLSPNVTSPQDLGRAAKDGGADILSAVNTFVGMAIDTATMRPVLSTIRGGLSGPAIKPLALRIVFDVAREVDLPVIGIGGIETVDDVLEFLLAGASAVQVGTALFRDPRTAERLVDGLRERLRAEGIPSVGSLIGRAARQE
- the pyrF gene encoding orotidine-5'-phosphate decarboxylase; the encoded protein is MTGTRLERIAVALDTDDRDTYSDWCCLFGPRVGVLKVGPRVVLRWGRDAVREAAATGADVFLDMKFHDIPSTVAGAVGAAKELGVTYLTVHAGGGRRMLEAAAEEAGDEVRVLGITVLTHLDADDLHDLDLPGEAGDRVLSWARSAQAAGCAGVVCSPLELATLRARLGPELLLVSPGIRFDSAAVADDQRRVASPSAALRAGADLLVIGRPLTQAPDPEAALAALTEACE
- the lepB gene encoding signal peptidase I gives rise to the protein MTPNVSWGRKIVTDVAAALLVAAVFALFIRAFLVQAYRIPSESMEPSLLVGDHLLINKFIFGAGAGRWGPLVPQREVRRGDLVTFQGIEDPSQELLKRCVASAGDEVEIDAKRLRVNGTAVDESAYVVHSDELVYPRSDFLHETVWRRDSFGPEQVPERSLFCLGDNRDISRDSRFFGPIGTDLVRGRPLLVYWSRNREAGRWSFRWRRTLHVPR
- the lepB gene encoding signal peptidase I; the encoded protein is MASDQKKAPERSRARNTSVIREYVEALIVAAVFLGFTNNFVLKTFYIPSGSMEDTLLIGDHLFVNRYIFGPRPTLLEQKLLPGRDVQRGDIVIFRSPETPKLDLVKRCIGLAGDRLNMVNKQLFLNGKPVDDDAYVIHRDEKVYPATGPYGQYSTGRDNWGPVIVPEDHLFCMGDNRDESLDSRAWGNVPLKLIKGRAVMVYWSYGGETSDGTWHGFGHRLKQLMNTALGFVTKTRWERTFKLIQ
- a CDS encoding helix-hairpin-helix domain-containing protein, with the protein product MTRRKRTALLAVTLLSLLAALPAGAADGVVNINTADAAALSLLPGVGPSTAGRIVEFRTDNGKFESPTDLMLVRGIGERSFERMRPYVTIEGETTLTEKVRIPRDEPAPAGGSGSDGPSDGP
- a CDS encoding prepilin-type N-terminal cleavage/methylation domain-containing protein; the encoded protein is MVRPTAPDRNRAFGGMEADGRASVSMLDGFTLIELLIATAVLALLATLAAPPLRQQISQHRVRLAAAEVAAAFWTARAGAVRHGVAMAVRFEVDEAAPDGVPSVFSLYADGDGDGVRTADLRTGTDPRIRRPARLLHVGSGVRFGFPEDLEPRDFTGSGRMDRLDDPVRFGRSDLASFGPLGTASPGTVFVTDGYHLFAVRVYNRTGKIRILRYVREREEWKGV
- the mtnA gene encoding S-methyl-5-thioribose-1-phosphate isomerase is translated as MADGFSPIRWSDGELLLLDQTLLPEQEVWLHCRRPEHVAGAIRRLSVRGAPAIGVAAAYGLVLGAEEFDAAYELLLSTRPTAVNLRWALNQGRALRDRVVEGGDGQELRARLLAWACDLHDEDVEANRRMGAFGRELFEEGDRVLTHCNAGALATAGYGTAIGVVEAAWSAGRLASVWVDETRPLLQGSRLTTWELARLEIPHRLITDNSAGAIIARGWVQKIVVGADRVAANGDVANKVGTYPVAVLAARHGVPFYVAAPLSTIDRSTASGADIPIEERDAEEVVHAFGKRIAPQDTEALNLAFDVTPAELVAALITDAGVLRPPYAESIAEAFGERGDPRH
- a CDS encoding DUF2332 family protein, which translates into the protein MSAHTELGDAFERFARVEAPDLDSPMYAELAAGVARDDELLALAAQRQQGQPAPNMLFGAVQYLLLQGVEHPLAVHYPVLSGPEAMRRPAFPAFRAFCLEHREAVGELIATRRTQTQVVRRCTCLLPAFGLVHRDAGAPLALIDIGASAGLNLNFDR